One region of Mycolicibacterium insubricum genomic DNA includes:
- a CDS encoding ABC transporter permease, producing the protein MSQPLPDESPAAAFPVDAGPADVVAPTAFTSRRALVWRRFLRNRPAVAAVVVLVVMFVACYALPPLLPFSNTDMDYYHLQQPPTPTHWFGTNALGQDLFALTLRGMQKSMLIGLCVAVISAVIAATVGSVAGYFGGWRDRVLMWVVDLLLVVPSFILIAVVTPRIRGSSTMLALILLLAAFSWMISSRMVRGMTMSLREREFITAARYLGVPSHQIITRHILPNVASILIIDTALNVGLAILAETGLSFLGFGIQPPDISLGTLIAAGTPSATTFPWVFLFPAGVLVAIILCANLIGDGLRDAVDPGAHTLRGGRS; encoded by the coding sequence ATGAGCCAACCCCTCCCCGATGAGAGCCCGGCCGCGGCGTTCCCGGTGGACGCCGGGCCCGCGGACGTCGTCGCGCCGACGGCCTTCACCTCGCGGCGCGCCCTGGTGTGGCGCCGGTTCCTGCGCAACCGCCCCGCGGTGGCGGCCGTCGTCGTGCTGGTGGTGATGTTCGTCGCGTGCTACGCACTGCCGCCGCTGCTGCCCTTCAGTAACACCGACATGGACTACTACCACCTGCAGCAGCCGCCCACCCCGACGCACTGGTTCGGCACCAACGCGCTCGGCCAGGATCTGTTCGCGCTGACCCTGCGCGGGATGCAGAAGTCCATGCTGATCGGGTTGTGCGTGGCGGTGATCTCGGCGGTGATCGCCGCGACCGTCGGGTCGGTGGCCGGTTATTTCGGCGGCTGGCGCGACCGGGTGCTGATGTGGGTGGTGGACCTGCTGCTGGTGGTGCCCAGTTTCATCCTGATCGCCGTCGTCACCCCGCGCATCCGCGGGTCATCGACGATGCTCGCGCTGATCCTGCTGCTGGCCGCGTTCAGTTGGATGATCAGCTCCCGCATGGTGCGCGGCATGACGATGAGCCTGCGGGAGCGTGAATTCATCACCGCTGCCCGCTATCTCGGAGTACCGAGCCACCAGATCATCACCCGTCACATCCTGCCGAACGTCGCCTCGATCCTGATCATCGACACCGCGCTGAACGTCGGGCTGGCGATCCTGGCCGAAACCGGGCTCAGCTTCCTCGGTTTCGGCATCCAGCCGCCGGACATCTCACTGGGCACCCTGATCGCCGCCGGCACCCCGTCGGCCACCACCTTTCCGTGGGTCTTCCTGTTCCCGGCCGGCGTGCTGGTGGCGATCATCCTGTGCGCCAACCTGATCGGCGACGGCCTGCGCGACGCCGTCGACCCCGGCGCGCACACGCTGCGCGGAGGTCGCTCGTGA
- a CDS encoding dipeptide ABC transporter ATP-binding protein, producing MSTAPPLLEITDLTVRFPTDRSVVHAVRGVNLSVQPGEVVAVVGESGSGKSATAMAVIGLLPEYAQVSGSVRLHGRELLGESDTALSAVRGKAIGTVFQDPMSALTPVYPVGAQIAEAIEVHDPAARGRRGRDAARRRAVELMDLVGIVSPDKRARAFPHELSGGERQRVVIAMAIANDPDLLICDEPTTALDVTVQAQILEVLKTARDVTGAGVLVITHDLGVVAEFADRAAVMYAGRAVETAPVHTLYTDRRMPYTAGLLGSVPRLDAPQGTRLVPIPGAPPALTADVTGCPFAPRCPLVIEACRTAEPGLTLLAADHRVACIRADEVAGRSAADIFGVSTAPVGQPAVATDDAPVVEVRDLVKTYPLTKGAILRRKVGELRAVDGVDFTLRRGRTLGIVGESGSGKSTTLREILELRAPQSGSIAVLGTDVATLNNTQRRRLRGDLQVVFQDPVAALDPRLPVADVIAEPLRANGFGKKETADRVGELLDLVGLRRADADRYPADFSGGQKQRIGIARALALQPQILALDEPVSALDVSIQAGILNLLLDLQQQFGLSYLFVSHDLAVVKHLAHDVAVMYRGTIVEHGPAEEVFGNPRHEYTRALLAAVPGSDAPASH from the coding sequence GTGAGCACCGCACCGCCGCTGCTGGAAATCACCGACCTGACGGTGCGCTTCCCCACCGACCGGTCCGTGGTGCACGCCGTGCGCGGGGTGAACCTTTCGGTGCAGCCCGGCGAGGTGGTGGCCGTCGTCGGCGAATCCGGTTCCGGAAAATCGGCGACCGCAATGGCCGTCATCGGGCTGCTGCCCGAATACGCGCAGGTCAGCGGCTCGGTGCGGTTGCACGGACGCGAGCTGCTCGGCGAGTCCGACACCGCGTTGTCGGCGGTGCGCGGCAAGGCGATCGGCACGGTGTTCCAGGACCCGATGTCCGCGCTGACCCCGGTCTATCCGGTGGGCGCGCAGATCGCCGAGGCCATCGAGGTGCACGACCCGGCCGCCCGTGGTCGCCGCGGCCGTGACGCGGCACGCCGGCGCGCGGTGGAGCTGATGGACCTGGTCGGCATCGTGTCCCCGGACAAGCGAGCCCGCGCCTTCCCCCACGAACTGTCCGGCGGGGAGCGCCAGCGGGTGGTGATCGCGATGGCCATCGCCAACGATCCGGACCTGCTGATCTGCGACGAACCGACCACCGCGCTGGACGTCACCGTGCAGGCGCAGATCCTCGAGGTGCTCAAGACGGCGCGCGACGTCACCGGCGCCGGGGTGCTGGTCATCACCCACGATCTGGGGGTGGTCGCCGAGTTCGCCGACCGTGCCGCCGTCATGTACGCCGGGCGCGCGGTGGAGACCGCACCCGTGCACACGCTCTACACCGACCGCCGGATGCCCTACACCGCCGGCCTGCTGGGCTCGGTACCGCGCCTCGACGCACCGCAGGGCACCCGGCTGGTTCCCATCCCGGGGGCTCCCCCGGCGCTGACCGCCGACGTCACCGGGTGCCCGTTCGCCCCGCGCTGCCCCCTGGTGATCGAGGCCTGCCGCACCGCCGAGCCCGGCCTGACGCTGCTTGCCGCCGACCACCGGGTGGCCTGCATCCGGGCCGACGAGGTCGCCGGCCGCAGTGCCGCCGACATCTTCGGGGTATCCACCGCCCCGGTCGGCCAACCCGCGGTGGCCACCGATGACGCGCCCGTCGTCGAAGTCCGGGATCTGGTCAAGACCTACCCGCTGACCAAGGGCGCGATCCTGCGGCGCAAGGTCGGCGAGCTGCGGGCGGTCGACGGGGTCGACTTCACCCTGCGGCGCGGCCGCACCCTGGGCATCGTCGGCGAATCCGGCTCCGGAAAATCGACCACGCTGCGCGAGATCCTGGAGCTGCGCGCCCCGCAGTCGGGGTCCATCGCGGTGCTGGGCACCGACGTCGCCACCCTCAACAACACGCAGCGACGCCGGCTGCGCGGTGACCTGCAGGTGGTGTTCCAGGACCCGGTCGCGGCGCTGGACCCGCGACTTCCGGTGGCCGATGTGATCGCAGAGCCGCTGCGCGCCAACGGGTTCGGCAAGAAGGAGACCGCCGACCGGGTCGGCGAACTGCTCGACCTGGTCGGGCTGCGCCGGGCCGACGCGGACCGCTACCCGGCGGACTTCTCCGGCGGACAGAAGCAACGCATCGGCATCGCCCGGGCGCTGGCGCTGCAGCCGCAGATCCTCGCCCTCGACGAACCGGTGTCGGCGCTGGACGTGTCCATCCAGGCCGGGATCCTCAATTTGCTGCTGGATCTGCAACAGCAGTTCGGCCTGTCCTACCTGTTCGTGTCGCACGACCTGGCGGTGGTCAAACACCTCGCCCACGATGTCGCGGTGATGTACCGCGGCACGATCGTCGAGCACGGGCCCGCCGAGGAGGTTTTCGGCAACCCGCGCCACGAGTACACCCGCGCCCTGCTCGCGGCGGTGCCGGGCAGCGACGCCCCCGCCTCCCACTAG
- a CDS encoding ABC transporter family substrate-binding protein, which translates to MWLRRGIYAMLIGSLALTGCSGGTTTPPPAGGTSELGNTADINPHPVSDLRQGGNLRLPLSGFPSNFNTLHIDGNDIDTNRVLKPTLPHAFRIAPDGTPSVDTDYFTSVELTSTSPQVVTYTINPKAVWSDGSPITWEDIKFQIQATNGKNKDFAIANTNGSDRVASVTRGVDDRQAVMTFAHPYSEWRGMFAGNGSLLPKAMTSNPAAFNTGFLAGPGLAAGPFVVSNIDRTAQRITLSRNPKWWGTPPVLDTITFTVLDDSARIPALQDGTIDATGLGTLDEMSTVRNNPQVALRRAPANQWSHLTFNGAPGAILADRELRLAICRGIDRNLIASVSQHGLTDNPVPLNNHIFVRGQQGYQDNSDIVAFDPDQARADLDRLGWTLNGQYREKDGRQLVLRDLLYDGQTSKNIGQIAQNSLAQIGVKLELLSKPGTGFFAKYVIPGDFDVAQFGWSGDAFPLSSLNQIFASSGESNFGKIGSPEIDAKIEQVLNELDPAKALTLANELDKMVWAEGFSLPLTQTPGNMAVRTKLANYGPAGLGDLDYTTIGFLK; encoded by the coding sequence ATGTGGCTACGGCGTGGTATCTACGCGATGCTGATCGGATCGTTGGCGTTGACCGGCTGTTCGGGCGGCACCACGACCCCGCCGCCGGCCGGCGGCACCTCCGAGTTGGGCAACACCGCCGACATCAACCCGCATCCGGTGTCCGACCTGCGCCAGGGGGGCAACCTGCGACTGCCGCTGAGCGGCTTCCCGTCGAACTTCAACACCCTGCACATCGACGGCAACGACATCGACACCAACCGCGTCCTCAAACCCACCCTGCCGCACGCGTTCCGGATCGCCCCCGACGGAACACCCTCGGTCGACACCGACTACTTCACCAGCGTCGAGCTCACCAGCACCTCCCCGCAGGTGGTGACCTACACCATCAACCCCAAGGCGGTCTGGTCCGATGGCTCCCCGATCACCTGGGAGGACATCAAGTTCCAGATCCAGGCCACCAACGGCAAGAACAAGGACTTCGCCATCGCCAACACCAACGGCAGCGACCGCGTCGCCTCGGTGACCCGTGGCGTCGACGACCGGCAGGCCGTGATGACCTTCGCCCACCCGTATTCGGAGTGGCGCGGCATGTTCGCCGGCAACGGTTCCCTGCTGCCGAAGGCGATGACGTCGAATCCGGCCGCCTTCAACACCGGGTTCCTGGCCGGCCCCGGTCTGGCCGCCGGGCCGTTCGTGGTGTCCAACATCGACCGCACCGCGCAGCGGATCACCTTGAGCCGCAACCCGAAATGGTGGGGGACCCCGCCGGTGCTGGACACCATCACCTTCACCGTGCTCGACGACTCCGCCCGGATCCCGGCGCTGCAGGACGGCACCATCGACGCCACCGGCCTGGGCACGCTCGACGAGATGTCCACCGTCCGCAACAACCCGCAGGTGGCCCTGCGACGCGCACCGGCCAATCAGTGGTCGCATCTAACCTTCAACGGCGCGCCCGGGGCGATCCTGGCCGACCGGGAACTGCGGCTGGCCATCTGCCGGGGCATCGACCGCAACCTGATCGCCAGCGTGTCCCAGCACGGACTCACCGACAACCCGGTCCCGCTCAACAACCACATCTTCGTGCGCGGCCAGCAGGGTTACCAGGACAACAGTGACATCGTCGCCTTCGACCCGGACCAGGCCCGCGCCGACCTCGACCGGCTCGGCTGGACCCTCAACGGCCAATACCGGGAGAAGGACGGCCGCCAGCTGGTGCTGCGCGACCTCCTCTACGACGGCCAGACGTCGAAGAACATCGGCCAGATCGCCCAGAACAGCCTGGCCCAGATCGGAGTGAAGCTGGAGCTGCTGTCCAAACCGGGCACCGGGTTTTTCGCCAAGTACGTCATCCCCGGCGATTTCGACGTCGCCCAGTTCGGCTGGTCCGGCGACGCGTTCCCGCTGTCCAGCCTGAACCAGATCTTCGCCTCCTCCGGCGAATCCAATTTCGGCAAGATCGGCAGCCCGGAAATCGACGCCAAGATCGAGCAGGTGCTCAACGAGCTCGACCCGGCCAAGGCACTGACGTTGGCCAACGAGCTGGACAAGATGGTGTGGGCCGAAGGTTTCAGCCTGCCGCTGACCCAGACCCCGGGGAATATGGCGGTGCGCACCAAGCTGGCCAACTACGGCCCGGCCGGGCTCGGCGACCTGGACTACACCACCATCGGCTTCCTGAAGTAG
- a CDS encoding alpha/beta fold hydrolase, whose amino-acid sequence MARKSLRRRIDERLAANPDVGAVRRPVTPDARESFDLYYVRSGPPSEVPLLVIPGGPGVASVQTYRGLRRSLAARGVDVVMMEHRGVGLSRCGDDGADLPPEAMTVDQVVNDAAAVLDALGVDKAAIYGTSYGSYLAAGIGVRHPDRVAAMVLDSPVLSARDMIDVRTAIRSVLLSSSGPAGAQLQAKVHRLLASGRWDSAHTQVAATVYEVGGPAALSRQLDLLLDGRTVLWRALEHLGGVAMRVVPYHNEMDLVNRIAFRELDYLGRPDGLPLDPSAGMDRWAELMPGAIPDFEGEPYDLPAAMPAFDWPTAVLSGGRDLTTPPAIAARVAALIPGAVLVTLPTAAHSLLDTRERAALRVAETVFTGRESVVPDLVGLAGRGAELDALPANASVRLAGVALTAVSTAEQLIPGRWWR is encoded by the coding sequence ATGGCGAGGAAGTCTCTGCGGCGCCGGATCGACGAGCGGCTGGCCGCGAACCCGGACGTGGGCGCGGTACGCCGACCGGTGACCCCGGACGCCCGAGAGAGCTTCGACCTGTACTACGTGCGCAGCGGCCCGCCGTCGGAAGTGCCGCTGCTGGTGATCCCCGGCGGCCCCGGCGTCGCGTCGGTGCAGACCTACCGCGGTCTGCGGCGATCGCTGGCCGCGCGCGGCGTCGACGTGGTGATGATGGAGCACCGCGGCGTGGGCCTGTCTCGGTGTGGCGACGACGGCGCCGACCTGCCGCCGGAGGCGATGACCGTCGACCAGGTCGTCAACGACGCCGCCGCGGTGCTCGACGCACTCGGGGTCGACAAGGCCGCGATCTACGGCACGTCCTACGGCAGCTATCTGGCCGCCGGTATCGGTGTGCGCCACCCCGATCGGGTCGCCGCGATGGTGCTGGATTCACCCGTGCTGTCCGCCCGCGACATGATCGATGTGCGCACGGCGATCCGGTCGGTGCTGCTGTCGTCGTCCGGGCCGGCGGGGGCGCAGTTGCAGGCGAAGGTGCATCGGTTGCTGGCGAGCGGCCGCTGGGATTCCGCACACACCCAGGTGGCGGCGACGGTGTACGAGGTGGGCGGGCCCGCGGCGCTGAGCCGCCAGCTGGACCTGTTGCTCGACGGCCGGACGGTGCTGTGGCGGGCCCTGGAGCACCTTGGCGGTGTCGCCATGCGGGTGGTGCCGTACCACAACGAGATGGACCTGGTGAACCGGATCGCGTTCCGGGAGCTGGACTATCTGGGCCGACCCGATGGCCTGCCGCTGGACCCGTCGGCCGGCATGGATCGGTGGGCGGAGTTGATGCCCGGCGCCATACCGGATTTCGAAGGTGAGCCCTACGATCTGCCGGCGGCGATGCCGGCCTTCGACTGGCCCACCGCGGTGCTGTCGGGCGGGCGGGACCTGACCACTCCGCCGGCGATCGCCGCGCGGGTGGCCGCGTTGATCCCCGGAGCGGTGCTGGTGACGCTGCCGACGGCCGCGCACAGCCTGCTTGACACCCGCGAACGGGCCGCCCTGCGGGTCGCCGAAACGGTGTTCACCGGCCGGGAGTCGGTGGTGCCCGACCTGGTGGGGCTGGCCGGCCGCGGGGCCGAACTCGATGCCCTGCCGGCCAACGCGTCGGTCAGGCTGGCCGGCGTCGCTCTGACGGCCGTCAGCACCGCCGAGCAACTGATCCCGGGCCGGTGGTGGCGATGA
- a CDS encoding AAA family ATPase, producing the protein MIIHRLTLTNYRGIGRREVTFAERGVTLVSGANEIGKSSMIEALDLLLEVKDRSTKKEVKAVKPTHLDAGAEVEAEISSGPYRFVYRKRFHKQAETSLTVLAPAREQVTGDEAHDRVRAILAETVDTGLWQAQRVLQSASTAPVDLASCDALTRALDLAAGDLDEAVLSGDEPALLDRIDAEYARYFTATGRPTGEWAKAIADLDAARAEVGRCAAAVAEVDARLHSHAELTEQITTLRGDREAVADRLAAARKAAAATAALAGRCDAAATAATTARATATIAATGHADRLRLCTEAAERCTAERAVRAAATVAGEAEDTARQVTDAAAAEAELAAAELAAVTARAAAAAEQLERLRRRDDAERLAGRLERIDAARAELAAAEALLSVNTLTDSRFREIEAADSAVRTAEAQADVTATGLELTAETDVDVELDGTPLHLAPGSARAMRLGAATELRVPGGLTIRITPPAAAAEGHARLVAAGTRLADVLAAAGVADVVAAAARHDERRELDARCAGLRAAVTGLCADEDPDRLREQLAVLRAELAPTDTTEPMDLAEARAASEAAAAELAAATRRLDVARAATAEATARLNERVAQAAVALAAVQTATVERTAADHRLAQARTERGDDELAAVAASATETASTAEQDLHRLQLELAAAHPETVAAELDAAEDRAHQLDDALTDRQAALRDVTVELALFGTEGRTSRLDAAEMALEHATRDHARIGDRARSVQTLRSVMTRHRSNTQLRYVEPFRNEVQRLGRSVFGPTFEVEIDPDLRIRNRTLDGATVPYESLSGGAKEQLGILTRLAVAALVGQDDAVPVLIDDALGFTDPQRLSRMGAVFDLAGSGGQVIVLTCSPSRFDSVPTAHRVELSA; encoded by the coding sequence ATGATCATTCACCGGTTGACACTGACGAACTACCGGGGGATCGGCCGCCGTGAGGTCACCTTCGCCGAGCGCGGCGTCACGCTGGTGTCCGGCGCGAACGAGATCGGCAAGTCCTCCATGATCGAGGCGCTGGATCTGCTGCTGGAGGTCAAGGACCGGTCGACCAAGAAAGAGGTCAAGGCCGTCAAGCCGACGCATCTGGATGCCGGTGCCGAGGTCGAGGCCGAAATCAGCTCGGGCCCCTATCGTTTCGTGTATCGCAAGCGGTTCCACAAGCAGGCCGAGACGAGTCTGACGGTGTTGGCGCCCGCGCGCGAGCAGGTGACCGGAGACGAGGCCCACGACCGGGTGCGCGCGATCCTGGCCGAGACCGTGGACACCGGGTTGTGGCAGGCCCAGCGGGTGTTGCAGTCGGCCTCGACGGCCCCGGTCGATTTGGCGTCCTGCGACGCCCTGACCCGAGCCCTGGACCTGGCCGCGGGTGACCTCGATGAGGCCGTGCTCTCCGGTGACGAGCCCGCGTTGCTGGACCGCATCGACGCCGAGTACGCCCGCTACTTCACCGCCACCGGCCGGCCGACCGGCGAGTGGGCCAAGGCCATCGCCGACCTGGATGCCGCCCGCGCAGAGGTGGGCCGGTGCGCCGCCGCCGTCGCCGAGGTCGACGCCCGGCTGCACAGCCACGCCGAACTGACCGAGCAGATCACCACCCTGCGCGGAGACCGGGAAGCGGTCGCGGACCGGCTGGCAGCCGCGCGGAAGGCAGCCGCCGCGACGGCGGCACTGGCCGGGCGGTGCGACGCCGCGGCGACCGCCGCGACCACCGCGCGTGCGACGGCGACCATCGCCGCGACCGGCCACGCCGACCGGCTGCGGCTGTGCACCGAAGCCGCCGAGCGATGCACCGCCGAGCGGGCCGTCCGTGCCGCCGCGACCGTCGCCGGCGAGGCCGAGGACACCGCCCGCCAGGTCACCGACGCCGCCGCCGCGGAAGCCGAGCTGGCCGCCGCCGAGCTCGCCGCGGTGACCGCCCGCGCGGCGGCCGCGGCCGAGCAGCTGGAGCGGCTCCGTCGCCGCGACGACGCCGAACGGCTGGCCGGCCGTCTGGAGCGAATCGACGCCGCGCGTGCCGAGCTGGCTGCGGCCGAGGCGCTGCTGTCTGTAAACACGCTGACCGACAGTCGATTTCGGGAAATCGAAGCCGCCGACTCCGCGGTCCGGACGGCCGAGGCGCAGGCCGACGTCACCGCCACCGGCCTGGAACTGACCGCAGAGACGGATGTCGACGTCGAGCTGGATGGCACGCCGCTGCATCTGGCCCCGGGCAGCGCCCGGGCGATGCGCCTCGGTGCGGCCACCGAACTCCGGGTGCCCGGTGGGCTGACGATCCGAATCACCCCACCGGCCGCGGCGGCCGAGGGCCATGCCCGGCTGGTCGCCGCTGGCACCCGGCTCGCCGACGTCCTGGCCGCCGCCGGGGTCGCCGACGTCGTCGCCGCTGCCGCGCGCCACGATGAGCGTCGCGAACTCGACGCGCGCTGCGCCGGGCTGCGGGCCGCGGTGACCGGGCTGTGCGCCGACGAGGATCCGGACCGGTTGCGCGAGCAACTCGCCGTCCTGCGCGCGGAGCTGGCACCGACGGACACGACGGAACCCATGGATCTGGCGGAGGCCCGGGCGGCATCCGAGGCCGCGGCGGCCGAACTCGCCGCCGCGACCCGCCGGCTCGATGTGGCCCGTGCGGCCACCGCCGAGGCGACCGCGCGGCTCAACGAGCGGGTTGCGCAGGCCGCGGTCGCCCTCGCCGCGGTACAGACCGCGACCGTCGAGCGAACCGCCGCCGACCACCGGCTGGCGCAGGCCCGAACAGAACGCGGCGACGACGAGCTGGCCGCGGTCGCCGCTTCGGCGACCGAGACGGCATCGACCGCCGAGCAGGACCTGCATCGATTGCAGCTCGAACTGGCCGCGGCGCACCCGGAGACGGTGGCAGCGGAACTGGATGCGGCCGAGGACCGGGCGCATCAGCTCGACGATGCGCTGACCGACCGGCAGGCCGCGTTGCGGGACGTGACCGTCGAGCTGGCCCTGTTCGGCACCGAGGGACGTACCAGCCGGCTCGACGCCGCCGAGATGGCCCTGGAGCACGCGACCCGCGACCACGCTCGGATCGGTGACCGGGCCCGTTCGGTGCAGACCCTGCGGTCGGTGATGACACGGCACCGCAGCAACACCCAGCTGCGCTACGTCGAGCCGTTCCGCAACGAGGTTCAGCGGCTGGGGCGCAGCGTGTTCGGTCCGACATTCGAGGTCGAGATCGATCCGGATCTGCGGATCCGCAATCGCACCCTGGACGGCGCCACGGTGCCCTATGAATCCCTGTCCGGTGGGGCAAAGGAACAACTGGGCATCCTCACCCGGCTGGCGGTGGCCGCACTCGTCGGCCAGGATGACGCCGTCCCGGTGCTCATCGACGATGCGCTGGGGTTCACCGACCCGCAGCGGCTGTCCCGGATGGGGGCGGTCTTCGACCTGGCCGGCTCTGGGGGACAGGTCATCGTTCTCACCTGCTCGCCGTCACGGTTCGACTCGGTGCCGACCGCCCACCGGGTGGAACTCAGCGCCTAA
- a CDS encoding metallophosphoesterase family protein, whose protein sequence is MTRFLHTADWQLGMTRHFLAGDAQPRYSAARREAVAKLGDLAADTGAEFVVVAGDVFEFNQLDPRVVSTSLEAMRAIGIPVYLLPGNHDQLDASSVYTSALFDAECPPNVTVLDRSGVFDVRPGLQIVAAPWRSKHPTTDLATAAVHGLLPDGTTRILVAHGGVDTLDPDPGRASLIRTGPLERELADGVIHYVALGDKHSRTRVGDTGRIWYSGSPEVTNFDDVESDSGHVLIVDIDETAPQRRVTVDSRRVGRWRFVTLDCRLDDDRDIADLDLNLDQLPDKERTVVRLVLTGTLTVTDRARLDACLDRYARLFGWLGRWESHCDLAVVPADGEFTDLGFGGFTASAVEELVATARSADAADAQAAQGALALLLRLAGRAAA, encoded by the coding sequence GTGACCCGCTTTCTGCACACCGCCGACTGGCAGCTGGGCATGACCCGGCACTTCCTGGCCGGCGATGCGCAACCGCGCTACTCGGCGGCCCGCCGCGAGGCGGTCGCGAAGCTCGGTGACCTCGCCGCAGACACCGGGGCGGAGTTCGTCGTGGTGGCCGGCGATGTCTTCGAGTTCAACCAGCTCGATCCGCGGGTGGTGTCCACCTCACTGGAGGCCATGCGGGCGATCGGGATCCCGGTGTACCTGCTGCCGGGCAACCACGACCAGCTGGACGCCTCGTCGGTCTACACCAGCGCGCTGTTCGACGCCGAGTGTCCGCCGAACGTCACCGTGCTGGACCGCAGCGGGGTGTTCGACGTCCGGCCCGGGCTGCAGATCGTCGCCGCGCCGTGGCGCAGCAAGCACCCCACCACCGATCTCGCCACCGCCGCGGTGCACGGCCTGCTGCCCGACGGGACCACCCGGATCCTGGTCGCCCACGGCGGCGTGGACACCCTCGACCCGGACCCCGGCCGGGCGTCGCTGATCCGGACCGGGCCGCTGGAGCGGGAGCTGGCCGACGGCGTCATCCACTATGTGGCGCTGGGTGACAAGCACTCTCGCACCCGGGTGGGCGATACCGGCCGGATCTGGTACTCCGGTTCGCCCGAGGTGACCAACTTCGACGACGTCGAATCGGACTCCGGCCACGTGCTGATCGTCGATATCGACGAGACCGCGCCCCAGCGTCGGGTCACCGTGGACTCCCGACGGGTGGGCCGGTGGCGGTTCGTCACGCTGGACTGCCGCCTGGACGACGACCGCGACATCGCCGACCTGGACCTGAACCTCGACCAGCTGCCGGACAAGGAACGCACCGTCGTGCGCCTGGTGCTCACCGGCACCCTGACGGTGACCGACCGGGCCCGGCTGGACGCCTGCCTGGATCGCTACGCCCGGCTGTTCGGCTGGCTGGGCCGGTGGGAGTCGCACTGCGACCTCGCGGTGGTGCCGGCCGACGGCGAGTTCACCGACCTGGGGTTCGGCGGTTTCACGGCGTCGGCGGTCGAGGAGCTGGTGGCGACGGCGCGCTCGGCCGACGCCGCGGACGCCCAGGCCGCCCAGGGGGCCTTGGCATTGCTGCTGCGGCTGGCCGGGCGGGCCGCGGCATGA